AATACACCAGAACAACCTCAAATTTCAATTTAGATAATATATATTCTAATAAAAGCTATTTTTAAAATGAGATAATCTGTTCATCCTCCTTTTGCAATAAACTGAAAGGCTATTTTAAAAATTCAATCTTCGATTATTATAAGTTAATAGCATAAAGCTAGGCTTTTCAAACTGTAAATCATAAGCATTCCGATTTTGAAAAAACTATATTAGCTTTATTCAAAAATGAAATTTATTTTTTACATATCCCAAATATAATCATATATTTCACATTTCAACATTTATTTTACATTGCTTTTCGTTAAATTGCAAAAAATATTTCAATTCTTTAATTATATTACGTAAATCCCTCTCCATTGTTAATAATTCGATACACTAAGAGTAGAATAATATTTTTCGGCCCCGATCGTATACTAGGATCTTATATTATTATTCAAGGTTATAATCATAATACAACATGAATAGATTAATCTTTTTGTTATTTCCCCTATTTTTACAGCTTGTCTTGAGCTATCCACAAAAATTGCAGGCTAGAGCATACTGCAGATTTATCCATCAGCAACAGCATATTCCTATCGAAATTGATTCCTCACAGGTGAAAGAGTACTATAACAAAGCAAAAGAAATATATCGCAGTGACCCAAAGGAGGCCCAAAATATCGTAGAAAAAGGGATTTCGCTAGCTCAACTTCATCACATGAGTGAAATGGAAGTTGACCTCCTTAATCTAAAAGGCGTCATACTACTAAAACTAAACCAATTTGATGAAAGTATAAAAACACACTTTGAAGTACTCAAAAAAAGAGAAGCCCTCCAGGACAAAAAAGGTGAAATGTTGTCCTTATTGAATATAGGAAATGTATTCAATAAAAGTTATGATCCTGATCAAGCCCTTATTTACTATCTTAAATCACTAAAAATTGCCCAACAAATCAATGACGCCCCAAATCGGCCAAACATACAACTGAACATAGGAAATATATATGCACAGCGGGCATTGAACGGAACAGAACAAAAACCAGCAAATAAAGCAATAGAATACCTTTTAACAACTGTAGTATACAGCAAAAAAAACACACCGCAGATTGATCTGTTCAATTCTTATATATTATTAAGCTATCTTTATTTAAAGGTAGAAAAATTTAATCTGAGCTCACATTATACCGACATGGCAGTCGATATTACGAGTAAGAAAAAAGATCCAGTTGGAGAAAGTTACGCGAGAATTAACAGAGCAAATATACTTGTTCAAGAAAAAAAATTTGAACTAGCCAAAAGGAAAGTTTCAATCATAAAACAAATTATAGCGAGGAGCGGCCTCAAGGAACTTAATGAAGAATTAAGCGGGGATTTTGAAAAGATTGCTAAAGCTATAAAAATGAGCAATACAGCACTGGTATTATCCGATATAGATAGTGCATCAGCTGAATCCACAAAGAACTCGGAATTGATACGCACAAAAATTAGGGAAGAACTTCGTGAAAAATATGAAACGACAAAGAAAGAGCTCGAAAACAAAAATTTAAAATTGCACAACGAAGCCATAGAAAAAGAAGTCAAATGGAATAGGTCGGCATGGCTATGGACCTGTGGTTTCTTACTCATTTTTTCGGTGCTGCTTCTTTTACTTTATAATAAACATAAGCTATTGATTTTGGAAAAGCGAAAAGTTGAATTCCAAAGCCATGAGATCGAAAAGCAACATGCTTCTTTAATACAGGCTGATCATTTCCGCTCAAGAATCTTTTCTGTCATATCGCATGATCTACGAACGCCCATAGCAAATTTTAATGCCCTGCTTTCTTTAACAAAAATTGCCTCCATACCCGAATCAGAAATAAAAAGCTCGCTGGTGAGCATTGGACAGGAAGTGAAAACGGCATCGAAAATGTTAGAGGAATTACTTGTATGGTCATCTCAGCAGATGTCGAATGAGCAGATCGAATTCGCAACGATATCAATTTATGATACTGTTATGCAAAGCGTGCAACTTTTTGAAGATAGAATTAGGCTAAAAAAGCTAACTGTTGTTTATTATATCGATAAAAACCTCACTGTATACACTGATGGCAAACGATTGGAATTCATTATCCGTAACATGATCAACAACGCGATCAAATTCAGTTTTATAGGAAAGCCTATTAAAATAAACGCGAAGGAACAAAACGGAGAAGTGATTATCGCCATAGAGGACCAAGGCTCCGGAATAGATGAAATTAAATTAGCCGCCTTAAGGCGGAAAGGACGCATTTTCAGCACTTTAGGCACATTGAAAGAAAAGGGCACGGGCATAGGGCTGATGTTATCACAAGAATTTGCAGAAAGAATAGGTTGTCGGATCAGTATTTCCAGTACGGTTGGCCTTGGCAGTATATTTTCTTTACATGTACCAATGTAATTGTCAAAATTAAGTTCAAATAGAACCCTAGGGACTATTTAGTTTACGCATTAATATTTTCATCTTCGCAATAGTAAATTTAACATGTATTATACTAAATTGAATTCCTAATAAATAAAAGTCATGTTCAATAATATTAAATTCCATAAACCAGGTCAATTATTATTTTGCTTAATAACAATAGCAATTCTATTAACCAGTTGCGGTTCTTCTAAAAAAACTATATTGACGGAAGAGGATATACTGACCGATACTTATTGGTTACGCAAAAACATGGAAGCGGAATTACTTTATGGCGGTGGAGACAATTATTTGCGTGTCCATTTCCAGCAAGGAAAAATTTATGAAATCGTTACAATGAAAGGAGAACGCTTAACGGGCTTAAAAGAAGAAGGTTCATATACTGTAACTGATAACAAAGAAATAGTTTTAACAACAAAAAAACAAGATCAAAAAGTATCCTATAGATATATACTTGCTAATAGCCGGACATTAAATAAAGTTTCCGAAGATGGCAGCCTGCTGACCAACGACTACGAATCTTACAAAAAGCAATAAAAACTTTTCCTCCATATTATTTCAGGATAGTCTTCAAAAACTACATAAGACCGTTGCAAAAGTGTTTGGTTTTTATTTTATTGATATTCAAGTTTTTAATTTGTTTCTTGTTGATTTTCGTTATATTTAAGGTATGGAAAAGACAGAAAAAGTTAGCTTTGTTGATTACATGGTTCAAAGACGGAAAATCAAGCAGGAATTCTTCGATCAGATCAATACATTGGTAAATTGGCGTCCGATTTCAAATATTATCAACAAGCATTACCACAAAGGGGAAAGCAAAATGTGACGCCCTAGTTATTCTGGTCTTGTCCTCTTCAAAATGACACTTCTACAGACCTGGTATGGTCTGAGTGACTACGAAGTAGAAGACCGTATAAACGACAGTATCTCCTTTAGTCGCTTTGTTGGCATCAGTTTGGACGATTCGGTTCCCGATCACAGTGTTATTAGCCGTTTTCGCAGCTCGCTGACAGAAAAGGGTGTTTATGAGAATCTATTCAAGGAGCTGAACAAGCAGTTGAATAAACATAAAATATTGGTAAAACGTGGAGCTATCGTTGATGCCAGTATTGTTGATTCTCCGCTAAAACCAAAAGGCAAAGTTATTTACGAGATCGAAAGTGACCGTAGTGAACATCCTCGCTAAGATTCTGAGCTGGATAAAGAGAATAGTGAACAGTTATTGATCCAACAAGAGAGCCCGGGTGTTGACCATGAAGCTCGTTGGATAAAGAAGGCTGGGAAAACACGTTATGGCTATAAAAAGCATTATGTCACCGATACAGAAGGCCTGGTTCTGGGCGTGGTAACCACTCCAGCAAATGTAAATGAAATTGCCAATCTTCAACAGGTAATATCTTCGGCTGACCTTCCAAAGGGCATCCATATCTATGCTGACAAGGGATATCGTTCCTCTAAAAATGAGGAATTGATCAAATCAGGAAAGCTAAAAAGCAGGATCTTGCATAAGGCAAAGAAAGGAACAGCGTTAACCGAAAGAGAGAAGTTAAGAAACAAACTGATCGGCAAGATCAGGTTCAAAGTTGAACGGACCTTCGGGAGCATCCGGCGATGGTTCAACTCAAGCTGTGCAAGGTATAAGGGGATCGCCAAAATGCATACACAAAATCTAATGGAAGCCATGGCGTACAATCTTTACAGATCACCTGGGATACTTGTGTCCAATGCAATAAAAAACACAAATTAAGCAGTTGAAAAGGCCTCAAAAAGAGGATTTTTCAAGAAAACGCAACTAGATTTCCGAATCCAAATCGGAAAAAACTGCAAAAAAAAGCAAAAATAACCGATCAGAAAATATCAACATTATTTTGCAACGGTCTTCATAGGTTTATTTTAGCCAATATTCTCCAGATTTTAACTACTGTCCGTCGACTCTACTGTCGTCCACGGGCCCACAAATCCTACAGCCCACCAGGAGAGGTAAAAACGCCAATATGCTACGAAAATGCTTCATGATCCGCGGTTCAATCCGATCGCTCAGCAGATAAGCCAGGGCAAGCATAAGAATGATAACACCTGAAAGGAGCAGGTATTTATTCAGATACAGGTGATTAAAAATAATAAAGCCGATGTGTTGATGGATTAAATACAGCGGATAGGTCAACATGCCAATTTTAACAAATCCGGACGAATTGATCGCCTGGAGCTTTTTACAGGAAACCAGTAACATGAGCAGGTAAAACACAACGATGGTCGCACCAATAATATAAGGTGAAAAGTCACTGTGAAAAGTGCGTTCCAGCCAATGAATACGCCCCACAGCACCATCGATGGAAATGTACAAACACCAAGGTAAGGCGACAAAATGCTGGACTTTTGGTCCATGAAGAAAAATCTGGCAGAATATAATTCCCGCAATAAAATATGCACTCCAGTCGAGTAAAAAAAACTCATGGATTGCGTCATAAATTTCCGAAGGCCCAACAAAAAAGCGTAGGCTGGACAATAGCAACCAAAAATAAACCAAGTAATCCAAGCTTATTTTTTTAAATCGATTCAGAATTAGAAACAAAGCGATGATCAGGTAAAATTTCAACTCTACATAGAGCGACCAATAAGCGCCATCGACATCCCCCTGTCCCCATAGTTTTTGCACCATGGTCAGATTGGCCAATAGTTGGGTAAATGTGACATGATAGCGCGGTGCGCCCCAAAAATAAGAAACGATAAAAGTCAACAGCAAACAAATCCAATACATCGGATACAAACGCTTGAAGCGGGAATAACAGAACTTAAGCAGTGAAAGATGTTTGATGGAAAAAGCAATCACAAAACCACTAATGATAAAAAATAAGTCTACGCCCAGGTAGCCGTATTTAAAATATTCTCCGACGCCATCGAAACCCAATAGCGACATATTTCCGGCTGCATACCCCCGATATAAATAATGATATAATACGACGGCAGATGCTGCGATAAAACGAAACAGATCGATTTGGTAAATTCTTTTGGACTCAGACATTTGGCTGTAAATATAATCAATTATCTTCCCTGTTTGTCCAGCATGGTTTTATATTCGTGAAGTTCATTGTATTTAATAGTTTTTTTTATTTTTACTGTTTTATTGAAACAAACTAACCATGCATCGTTTAACCATCCTATTATTTTTTACCATATTGTTCTTCACCCATCATGCATATTCCCAAAACAGTGGTTGGGAAAAGGTAGATAAGCAGCTATCGGAGGCAAGTAACGATTCGACCCGAATATTAGCTTATTACAAAGTAGCATCTGAAATCTATCGCAGCAATCCCACAGAGGCGCAAGAAATCGTTTCCAGAGGATTAAGCCTCGCTAAGGACAAAAGGTTTGCGACGTTGCAAATTGATTTATTAAATTTATAGGGAGTTATATATCTGAAGCTAAATAACTTCGATGAAAGTGTAAAACCCCATTTCAACGTACTCAAAAAACGAGAAGAACGCAACGACAAAAAAGGCATGATGCTTTCTTTTCTGAATATAGGAAATGTGTTTAATAAGAGCTACGACCCCGATCAGGCCTTAAAATATTATCAACGCGCACTAGACCTTGCAAAGGAACTGCTCGAAACGAGGAATCGAGCCAATATATCGACCAATATTGGGAATATAGATATGCCCAAAACGCATTAAATGGAGAGAAGAAATAGGATGTAGCGCATGCCATCGATTATTTAGTAAAAACGGCAGAGTTCTGTAAAGCCAATGCGCCGGATGTTGATCTTTTCAATACCTACATTTTATTGAGCTACCTCTATCTCAAGACAGATAAACTTGAATGGAGCACCTATTATACCGACCTAGCGACTCCTGATTGATCTTCCCGGCATCAATCGCATAACGCAGATGCCGTTATTATGGTGTCGACGTCAAAGCTATCGCGATGACTTTATTGAAATCAGGTATGTAGGATTTTGTGGGCACTGACCTTCACCATGAAAAACATCTTAAAACCCTTACAGATATTGCTGAAAAATATCCTATACGAGAAATGTTAAAAACATCCCCCATTTTAAACCATTTACTGTTAGATCATATCAGCGATGTCAAGTCTCAGCATATCGCCGGATAGGAAACTTATTGTCCAAAGCGCTTGACATTGACCTTTTTTGACTTCACTTTTAAAACAAAAGGCTCAAGGACCAAGTCGGCATCCAGTTTTACCGTTCCCGATTGCGCCTCTTGATCGGTAAATACATTTGCCGGGAAGCTCGCATTATCCAAATAGAAACTATAGGTGCCCTCTGGCAGGCCAAACTCAAAATGTCCATCCTTATCGGTATGCATTTCGACGACCCTTCCGTTCCTGTCTTTTGCTAACACTTTGTAAATATCTAAATTCAGATCAGTCTCCAAGCTAAGTCCTTGGGTATACTCGACACGAACAGCTCCCTGTACCATTCCACCGCGCTGGAGCGGAATTTGGATTTCTAGATTTGACTGCTGTATCGCGATCACCTTCGAAACCGCCATATACTGCCCCTGCTTTGGCGAAAAAAACAAGTATGATCCATATGGTAATTTTTTAAAGGAAGCATATCCTGCTTTATCCGTTACAAACAAAATCCCTTTTACCGTAAAGCTATGGTCAGCCATCGGAATATCCCCTTTATCAAATATTCCATTAAAATTTTTATCCTGAAAACAGAAAAAACGCGCATTCCCGGTCTTGATTGCCGGGCGATCAAGATTTGATCCTTTTAAGTTCTGCCGAACACCAATCCGTAAATTATTAAAATCGTAGTCATATCCTGTTTTCATGACACTATAATTGTATTGAAAAATACCCGTAAGTAAGGTATTTTTCAGCACACGGTAATTCAGGCTCGCGTTCCCCCCGAAACTATTTCCATAACTGCTACTCAGATTCGCCCGGGCGTTGGCCGTCCACTGCAGTCTTTCCTGCAAAAGGGATCCGCT
The DNA window shown above is from Sphingobacterium thalpophilum and carries:
- a CDS encoding tetratricopeptide repeat-containing sensor histidine kinase, with the translated sequence MNRLIFLLFPLFLQLVLSYPQKLQARAYCRFIHQQQHIPIEIDSSQVKEYYNKAKEIYRSDPKEAQNIVEKGISLAQLHHMSEMEVDLLNLKGVILLKLNQFDESIKTHFEVLKKREALQDKKGEMLSLLNIGNVFNKSYDPDQALIYYLKSLKIAQQINDAPNRPNIQLNIGNIYAQRALNGTEQKPANKAIEYLLTTVVYSKKNTPQIDLFNSYILLSYLYLKVEKFNLSSHYTDMAVDITSKKKDPVGESYARINRANILVQEKKFELAKRKVSIIKQIIARSGLKELNEELSGDFEKIAKAIKMSNTALVLSDIDSASAESTKNSELIRTKIREELREKYETTKKELENKNLKLHNEAIEKEVKWNRSAWLWTCGFLLIFSVLLLLLYNKHKLLILEKRKVEFQSHEIEKQHASLIQADHFRSRIFSVISHDLRTPIANFNALLSLTKIASIPESEIKSSLVSIGQEVKTASKMLEELLVWSSQQMSNEQIEFATISIYDTVMQSVQLFEDRIRLKKLTVVYYIDKNLTVYTDGKRLEFIIRNMINNAIKFSFIGKPIKINAKEQNGEVIIAIEDQGSGIDEIKLAALRRKGRIFSTLGTLKEKGTGIGLMLSQEFAERIGCRISISSTVGLGSIFSLHVPM
- a CDS encoding acyltransferase → MSESKRIYQIDLFRFIAASAVVLYHYLYRGYAAGNMSLLGFDGVGEYFKYGYLGVDLFFIISGFVIAFSIKHLSLLKFCYSRFKRLYPMYWICLLLTFIVSYFWGAPRYHVTFTQLLANLTMVQKLWGQGDVDGAYWSLYVELKFYLIIALFLILNRFKKISLDYLVYFWLLLSSLRFFVGPSEIYDAIHEFFLLDWSAYFIAGIIFCQIFLHGPKVQHFVALPWCLYISIDGAVGRIHWLERTFHSDFSPYIIGATIVVFYLLMLLVSCKKLQAINSSGFVKIGMLTYPLYLIHQHIGFIIFNHLYLNKYLLLSGVIILMLALAYLLSDRIEPRIMKHFRSILAFLPLLVGCRICGPVDDSRVDGQ
- a CDS encoding tetratricopeptide repeat protein; translated protein: MMLSFLNIGNVFNKSYDPDQALKYYQRALDLAKELLETRNRANISTNIGNIDMPKTH